A genomic window from Glycine soja cultivar W05 chromosome 10, ASM419377v2, whole genome shotgun sequence includes:
- the LOC114369884 gene encoding extensin-2-like has protein sequence MGSLMASATLTLVLAIVSLSLPTQILADNYLYSSPPPPKKYPPVSPPYHYPSPPPPPKYYYHSPPPPSPSPPKKPYYYHSPPPPSPTPPKKPYYYHSPPPPPPKKKPYYYHSPPPPSPPPPKKPYYYHSPPPPSPSPPKKPYYYHSPPPPSPPPPYKKPYYYHSPPPPPKKPYYYHSPPPPSPPPPYKKPYYYHSPPPPPKKPYYYHSPPPPSPPPPYKKPYYYHSPPPPPKKPYYYHSPPPPSPPPPKKPYYYHSPPPPSPPPPYKKPYYYHSPPPPSPPPPKPYYYHSPPPPPPKKKPYYYHSPPPPPPKKKPYYYHSPPPPHPYPHPHPHPYPHPHPHPHPHPHPHPHPHPPYVYPSPPPPPKKPYKYPSPPPPVHHYPHPHPPFVHYSPPPSPKKPYKYPSPPPPVHPPYTPHPVYHSPPPPPTNKPYIYASPPPPYHY, from the coding sequence ATGGGGTCTCTAATGGCCTCTGCAACATTGACTCTTGTATTGGCTATAGTGTCTCTAAGCTTGCCAACACAAATCTTAGCTGATAACTACTTGTACTCATCACCTCCACCACCCAAGAAGTACCCACCGGTGTCTCCTCCATACCACTATCCTTCACCACCTCCACCACCAAAATATTACTACCACTCTCCACCACCACCTTCTCCTTCACCACCAAAGAAGCCATATTATTATCACTCTCCTCCTCCACCTTCTCCCACTCCACCTAAGAAGCCATATTACTACCActcgccaccaccacctccaccaaAGAAGAAGCCATACTACTATCACTCTCCACCACCACCTTCACCTCCTCCACCAAAGAAACCATATTACTACCATTCTCCTCCACCACCTTCACCTTCTCCACCAAAGAAGCCATACTACTACCATTCCCCACCCCCACCATCACCTCCTCCACCTTACAAGAAGCCATACTACTACCATTCCCCTCCCCCACCCCCTAAGAAGCCATACTACTACCATTCCCCACCCCCACCATCACCTCCTCCACCTTACAAGAAGCCATACTACTACCATTCCCCTCCCCCACCCCCTAAGAAGCCATACTACTACCATTCCCCACCCCCACCATCACCTCCTCCACCTTACAAGAAGCCATACTACTACCATTCCCCACCCCCACCCCCTAAGAAGCCATACTACTACCATTCTCCTCCACCACCATCACCTCCTCCACCAAAGAAGCCATATTACTACCACTCTCCACCCCCACCTTCACCTCCTCCACCTTACAAGAAGCCATACTACTATCACTCACCACCCCCTCCTTCACCACCTCCACCTAAGCCATACTATTACcactcaccaccaccaccaccaccaaagaAGAAACCATACTACTACCACTctccaccacctcctcctccaAAGAAGAAACCATACTACTATCACTCCCCACCACCTCCTCACCCTTACCCTCACCCTCACCCTCACCCTTACCCTCACCCTCACCCTCACCCCCATCCTCACCCTCACCCACATCCACACCCTCACCCTCCCTACGTTTACCCCTCCCCACCACCTCCTCCTAAGAAGCCATACAAGTACCCATCTCCGCCACCTCCTGTCCATCACTACCCTCACCCTCACCCTCCCTTCGTCCATTACTCTCCTCCACCATCTCCTAAGAAGCCATACAAGTACCCATCACCTCCACCACCAGTACACCCTCCTTACACTCCCCACCCAGTTTATCACTCTCCTCCACCACCTCCTACCAACAAGCCTTACATCTATGCGTCACCTCCCCCTCCTTACCACTATTAG